The nucleotide window GTTTTCCGCTGGCTTCTGTGATTATGGGTACCCAGGGTAACCGATTGCATTCCGGTTACCATAGCAGATCTGCTGGGGCTGGAAACCGGGCAGGTAACAAAAGCCCGGGTAAACTGAACCCCTTCATTTGCAAGTTTATTTAGGTTGGGCGTATTGATGGTGGTTTCACCATAACTACTGATATGGGGGGAAGCATCTTCTGACAATATCCATAAAATATTCGGCCTGTCCTGGTCTTCTTCCTGTTTTTCAGAGCTACAGGAAAAAAGCATCCAGGGAGCTAACAAAAGTGTGTAATTAATTGCTGTATGCATTGATATACAAATTTTAAAATGTATCTGGTTTTAAAAATAAAGATATCAGAAATCTTTTGCTTCATCTATCTATTTCTCATTTCTTAAGGTTACTCAGGAGACTGAGAAGTCATGGTTTAATAAAGATTTGTACGTAAAGCGTACAAATCTTGCTATTATATAAATCCTTTTTGCTCAGACTGAATGGATCATGAGGCGCTTACGCCTTATAGTATCTTAACAAGCATGATAAAGCACATACCTATAAATCATCCAATCCTCTTCTCAATTTCCATGAAAGTCTTCATACATTCCCTGGCGATTTTTTTGCCTCCGGGTTCAAAATCAAAGACTTCAACCGAAACCCACTTATTATAATTTAATTCTTTGAGCACTTCAAATACCCGCACATATTCTGGAGTAAGATCGGCGGGACTCATTAAGGTGCCGTCCATAGCCTGAAAATGAACATGATGGATATGATCCGCGTATTTGCGAACGAGTACATCAAATGGTTCCGTTTCATCCGGCGTATTATGAAAATCAAACATGGTGGCGATAGCAGGATGATTAACTTGATTCACTATTTTCATTGCATCGGCAAGGGTATTCACAACATCTGTCTGATCACTTGATAGTGGCTCTACAAGGATTTTTACACCCCGTTCCTGGGCATGATCGGCTACCCGGGACAAACCATCGGCAAAGTAGTCCATTGCTTCCTGAACGGAAAGCCCCTCTGTCGTACTTCTTTGGCCGGGTGACCCAAAAATCATTACTTCTCCTCCAAGATCACCGCAGAAATCTATCAATGAATCCAGATAATCTACGGAACGTTTCCTTAACTGGTCATCCGGAGTAGTAAAATGCAGACCTTTGGGGGGAGGCGCAAGTAACCAATGCAATCCGGCGCATTCTATACCTGCATTTTCCATATCCTGAACCATCTGCTGCCGTTCACCGGCACCAATCTCTTCAACCCCCTTTTCTACAAGGGTGAATGGTGCAATTTCAACTCCTTTATATCCGGCATTCCCAATTATGTTACATTGTTCTGCCCAGCTTAGTTCCTGCATGCTTTCATTACATAATGCATATTTGAACATATTTTCCTTACCATCTCTCTGGCCGCGGCCACATGAGACAGGCAATCCTGCAACGCCTAATGTGCCTAATGCTAAAGCAGAGGTTTTAAGAAAGTCTCTCCGATTATAATATTTCATTTTTTATCTATTTTTTAATTTACCATAAAACGCGTGAAATAAAGTTAAATCTTAAATTAATAAGTCTTTAATTTGGACAAGCCAAAACGGAAACACATTAAATTCTTTGAAAGCATCCTGTTTGGTTTTGGCTCGTCCAAATTAGGACTTAACTTTATTGTTAATCTGAATTTTTATGCGGTCTTTTTCAGTAACCTAAACTTTATTGGGTATAACGAATGGTTCCCGATAATTCCGTTTCAAATAAATCGATTCATTTGCAGCCTGATCACCAACAAACCGTTCGTTATCGGGATTAAATTCAAGGTTTTTGTTCAAACGCGTGGCTATTAATCCCAGGTGACAGAGTGATGAAGAAAGATGTCCCTCATAAATGTCTGCATTTAGCAGATGTCGGTCTCTTGCGCGAACCGCTTCAATAAAATTGGCATAATGATCGCCGCCGGCATCGTTCTCAGGACCTGGTTCCTCATCTCTGCCGAGATAAGTTTTATAATGACTGTAACTGTCAATCACCATATAACCTTCGGATCCATAAAAGATCACGCCAACCTTGGCGCCTTTTTCATCGTTGGTAATCCAGGGCCGGGTATCAAAAACCATCATCTTTCCCTTTTGCCCTGCATTTGGAAACATAAAGGAGGAATTAATTACATTGGGCACTTCCTTGTCGTCATCCCAGAGAAACATACCTCCCATCGAAGCTATCCGGGTGGGCATTTCTACTCCCAGACCCCACCGGCAG belongs to Bacteroidales bacterium and includes:
- a CDS encoding sugar phosphate isomerase/epimerase; translated protein: MKYYNRRDFLKTSALALGTLGVAGLPVSCGRGQRDGKENMFKYALCNESMQELSWAEQCNIIGNAGYKGVEIAPFTLVEKGVEEIGAGERQQMVQDMENAGIECAGLHWLLAPPPKGLHFTTPDDQLRKRSVDYLDSLIDFCGDLGGEVMIFGSPGQRSTTEGLSVQEAMDYFADGLSRVADHAQERGVKILVEPLSSDQTDVVNTLADAMKIVNQVNHPAIATMFDFHNTPDETEPFDVLVRKYADHIHHVHFQAMDGTLMSPADLTPEYVRVFEVLKELNYNKWVSVEVFDFEPGGKKIARECMKTFMEIEKRIG
- a CDS encoding sulfatase-like hydrolase/transferase codes for the protein MHTAINYTLLLAPWMLFSCSSEKQEEDQDRPNILWILSEDASPHISSYGETTINTPNLNKLANEGVQFTRAFVTCPVSSPSRSAMVTGMQSVTLGTHNHRSQRKT